In one Halalkalicoccus subterraneus genomic region, the following are encoded:
- the ppc gene encoding phosphoenolpyruvate carboxylase, whose product MDDELHNRTVNQDVRELGALVGDTIRAQASRNDFETVETLRTASIAYRGGEAASRQGVHQILDRLRPDRESIVARGFTTYFELINLAEERERVRAIRQASQERALDDSLDVAAEALSDVDERTAKRVLEDVLIEPTFTAHPTEARRKTVKSKLRSVAVDLETLDERALTDKEHDHVKRNIESEVVSLWQTPQVRNRRPEPTDEAINVQWYLENTLFDVVGEVYDEFEEALEEAGHDIDVPKLFEFRSWAGSDRDGNPYVTPEVTAETLERQRTVVLERYRDALKRLSGVLSQDGGRIDVGPEFEKSLSADRERLPEVARGTEDRYPREPYRQKLKLMRERLNRIDDVRPGGYEDVAGFRADLDVLAESARRNGADSVVSAHVDPLRRQVDTFGFSLASLDLRDHQANHTEAVAEALALEEIDYRALSEDERVETLTEAVLQDESVIDPETLYRDEEADLSETARTVLELFARLSDWQTEYGDDAIDTYAISMTEEPSHVLEVLFLAEQAGVIALPDHSGIDIVPLLETEYALSGARRIMGTLFENEAYSRALAARGDTQEIMLGYSDSNKENGFLAANWSLYNNQRRLAEITDDFDVTMRLFHGRGGSISRGGGPMNRALLALPNESVSGQVKFTEQGESIAEKYANPRIAERNIEQMVNAQVLARKRALEEPEEEVPEEWSEAMGTMADAAREEYRDLLESDGFVSYFEQATPITVIEELNLGSRPASRSGERSVEDLRAIPWVFSWTQSRCIIPGWYALASGIDAYLDSGGDVETLREMYAEWPFFRTTLDNAALALARTEPEIAAEYAGLAESSLRETFFPRLIDEYERAADLVTEIAGRDALVRRDWLEESLKRRNPYVDPLNLLQTHLLGQTHRTDAEERTLRLTVKGIAAGMKNTG is encoded by the coding sequence ATGGACGACGAGTTGCACAATCGAACCGTCAATCAGGACGTTCGGGAGCTGGGCGCGCTCGTGGGCGATACGATCCGCGCGCAGGCCTCCCGGAACGACTTCGAAACCGTCGAAACGCTCAGAACCGCCTCGATCGCCTACCGCGGCGGCGAGGCCGCATCGAGACAGGGAGTCCACCAGATCCTCGACCGGCTCCGACCCGACCGCGAAAGCATCGTCGCACGGGGCTTTACCACCTACTTCGAGCTGATCAACCTCGCCGAGGAGCGCGAGCGGGTCCGCGCGATTCGCCAGGCATCCCAGGAGCGCGCGCTCGACGACAGCCTCGATGTCGCCGCGGAGGCGCTTTCCGACGTCGACGAGCGGACGGCAAAGCGCGTCCTCGAGGACGTGTTGATCGAACCGACCTTCACGGCCCACCCGACCGAAGCCCGTCGGAAGACGGTCAAATCCAAGCTCCGGAGCGTCGCGGTCGACCTCGAGACCCTCGACGAACGTGCACTGACCGACAAGGAACACGACCACGTCAAGCGGAACATCGAAAGCGAGGTCGTCAGCCTCTGGCAGACCCCACAGGTCAGGAACCGCCGGCCCGAACCGACCGACGAGGCGATCAACGTCCAGTGGTACCTCGAAAACACGCTGTTCGACGTCGTCGGCGAGGTCTACGACGAGTTCGAGGAGGCACTCGAGGAGGCCGGCCACGACATCGACGTGCCCAAACTCTTCGAGTTCCGCTCGTGGGCCGGCTCCGACCGGGACGGCAACCCCTACGTTACCCCCGAAGTGACCGCCGAGACCTTGGAACGCCAGCGGACGGTCGTCCTCGAGCGCTACCGCGACGCGCTCAAGCGACTCTCGGGCGTTCTGAGCCAGGACGGGGGCCGGATCGACGTCGGCCCCGAGTTCGAGAAGTCGCTGTCGGCCGACCGCGAGCGCCTGCCCGAGGTCGCCCGGGGTACCGAGGACCGCTATCCCCGCGAGCCCTACCGTCAGAAGCTCAAGCTGATGCGTGAGCGGCTCAACCGGATCGACGACGTCCGCCCCGGCGGCTACGAGGACGTCGCCGGGTTCCGTGCCGACCTGGACGTGCTCGCGGAAAGTGCCCGACGAAACGGCGCGGACAGCGTCGTCTCCGCCCACGTCGATCCCCTCCGACGGCAGGTCGACACCTTCGGCTTCTCGCTTGCGAGCCTCGACCTGCGCGACCACCAGGCGAACCACACCGAGGCCGTCGCCGAGGCCCTCGCCCTCGAGGAGATCGACTACCGTGCGCTCTCGGAGGACGAACGCGTCGAGACGCTCACCGAGGCCGTCCTCCAGGACGAGTCGGTGATCGACCCCGAGACGCTCTATCGTGACGAGGAGGCCGACCTCTCGGAGACCGCCCGGACGGTACTGGAGCTGTTCGCCCGGCTTTCCGACTGGCAGACCGAGTACGGCGACGACGCGATCGATACCTACGCCATCTCGATGACCGAGGAGCCGAGCCACGTGCTGGAAGTGCTCTTCCTCGCCGAGCAGGCCGGCGTCATCGCCCTGCCCGACCACTCGGGGATCGACATCGTCCCCCTGCTCGAGACCGAGTACGCGCTGTCGGGCGCCCGGCGGATCATGGGTACCCTGTTCGAAAACGAGGCCTACAGCCGGGCGCTGGCCGCGCGGGGCGACACCCAGGAGATCATGCTCGGCTACTCGGATTCGAACAAGGAGAACGGCTTTCTGGCCGCCAACTGGTCGCTGTACAACAACCAGCGCCGCCTCGCCGAGATCACCGACGACTTCGACGTCACGATGCGGCTCTTTCACGGCCGCGGCGGGTCGATCTCACGGGGTGGCGGCCCGATGAACCGGGCGCTGCTTGCGCTGCCAAACGAATCGGTTTCGGGACAGGTGAAGTTCACCGAGCAGGGCGAGTCGATCGCCGAGAAGTACGCCAATCCCCGGATCGCCGAGCGCAACATCGAGCAGATGGTCAACGCGCAAGTCCTGGCACGAAAGCGCGCCCTCGAGGAGCCCGAAGAGGAGGTCCCCGAGGAGTGGAGCGAGGCGATGGGGACGATGGCCGACGCCGCCCGCGAGGAGTACCGTGACCTCCTCGAAAGCGACGGGTTCGTCAGCTACTTCGAGCAGGCCACGCCCATCACCGTGATCGAGGAGCTCAACCTCGGATCCAGGCCGGCTTCCAGAAGCGGGGAGCGATCCGTCGAGGACCTCCGGGCGATCCCGTGGGTGTTCTCTTGGACTCAGTCGCGCTGCATCATCCCCGGGTGGTACGCGCTCGCCTCGGGCATCGACGCCTACCTCGATTCCGGTGGCGACGTCGAAACCCTCCGGGAGATGTACGCCGAGTGGCCATTCTTCAGGACGACGCTCGATAACGCCGCGCTGGCGCTCGCGCGCACCGAGCCCGAGATCGCCGCCGAGTACGCCGGCCTCGCCGAGTCCTCGCTGCGTGAAACGTTCTTCCCGCGGCTCATCGACGAGTACGAGCGCGCCGCCGACCTCGTGACCGAGATCGCGGGTCGCGACGCGCTGGTCCGGCGCGACTGGCTCGAAGAGAGTCTCAAACGCCGCAACCCCTACGTCGACCCGCTGAACCTGCTGCAGACACATCTATTGGGTCAGACGCACCGTACCGACGCCGAGGAGCGAACGCTGCGGCTCACGGTCAAAGGGATCGCGGCCGGGATGAAGAACACGGGCTAG
- a CDS encoding transcription factor S, with protein MQFCPECGSMMKAEGDHWTCGSCDETVVRDREAESEFVSTEAQSGDELIETEEGAEFEGKPTAKDVTCEECGHGEAWYTIKQTGAADEPPTRFFKCKECGYRWREYN; from the coding sequence ATGCAGTTCTGTCCCGAGTGCGGTTCGATGATGAAAGCCGAGGGCGATCACTGGACCTGCGGGTCGTGTGACGAGACGGTCGTGCGGGACCGCGAGGCCGAATCCGAGTTCGTCTCGACGGAGGCCCAGAGCGGCGACGAACTGATCGAAACCGAAGAGGGCGCGGAGTTCGAGGGCAAACCCACGGCGAAGGACGTGACCTGCGAGGAGTGTGGTCACGGCGAGGCGTGGTACACGATCAAGCAGACCGGTGCGGCCGACGAGCCGCCGACGAGGTTCTTCAAGTGCAAGGAGTGTGGCTATCGCTGGCGCGAGTACAACTGA
- a CDS encoding C2H2-type zinc finger protein, producing the protein MGDEHTKGDEIDQGDDLGEPREAEEVEEDDEFRCTICDETFDSQQDLEEHGEEEHEGDEDYSKQP; encoded by the coding sequence ATGGGAGATGAACACACTAAAGGCGACGAGATAGACCAGGGCGACGATCTGGGAGAGCCGAGGGAGGCCGAGGAGGTGGAGGAGGACGACGAGTTTCGCTGTACGATCTGCGACGAGACGTTCGACAGTCAACAGGACCTAGAGGAGCACGGCGAGGAGGAACACGAAGGGGACGAAGACTACAGCAAGCAGCCCTGA